The genomic interval TAGTAATAATGCAGATGATGAAATATATTATTGGATTCCAGCTCTTACAATCTGTGTATTATTTCCAAGTTGTACCAGACccatatctttgcctcctttccctcctgatgccccactgaaataaaatatatagaaataagaaatgaagaagCCAATAACAGTAAATAGGAAGATTACCATAGGGTGATAATTAAACAGATTTCCGGATCTCTGTTCCAGTACTAGAAGGCACGGCTgtaccctctccttccttccccttatCTCCCTCACCCCTGCACTTGAACTATAGATAGCTGGTGTGAACCCCAGCCAAAACACCAGCCagattttctttagagaaattgGGAAAAGCTAAGGCTTCTAGAGTACGAGTTATGTCcccagaacaaaagaaaaagtcatcTTCATTCTGGTATTTAGAGGGCCTGCTGGCTACCCACCCACACACCCTAAAGGAACACTGTCACTCCGCCTGTACCCAACCCACACAGAGCCCCTCTCAGGAGAACAATCTAGCCCAAAATCAGACCATTTTCACGATAACAGGAAATCTGTGTTGGCTAATGAGTCATTCAAGCCTAAAGATGAATGAGTAAAAGATCACAGGCGTGTGAGGAAAGCTAACACCATGAAAGAGACTAAAATAACCAGCAAAATGACCACTAAAGAAAACAGATAATCAGAGAGAACTTCATAAAAACAGAACTCTAACATACTCAGAGCTGCAAGAAGATACTACATCCATTAAACAAGAATAAGAGAACACAAGGTTTCAGGTTGAAAGGGCACACCAAGTGCTGAAATAGTGAATCAAATATCATACTGTTAACACATTCTCGCAAAACTGCAGAATTCCTAGGGTAAACACAAGATTCAGAGGGAAGTCATGTACAAAATGGCAAGTATCAGACTGAAGTCAAACCTCTCATCAGTAGCCCATAATGCTTTAAGAAAGTAAAACATTGCCTACggcatttagaaaagaaaataatatgcagCCCAAGGATTCTATATCTTGCcaaacttttttttgtgtgtgtgtggtacgcggccctctcactgttgtggcctctcccgttgtggagcacaggctccggacgcgcaggctcagcggccatgcctcacgggcttAGCccctccacggcacgtgggatcttcccggaccggggcacgaacccgtgtcccctgcatcggcaggcggactcccaaccactgcaccaccagggaagcctcctgccAAACTATTAATCAAAGGTGAGAGCAGAATAAAGTTGCTTTCAGACATGCAAGGACTCAGGGTTTACCTCCTCttggaattaaaagaaatgagcttttaATTGAAAAACACCATCAGCTttcttgaaaaacagaaaatcattgtgtaatttttcattaaatgttttcattttacagtttgattttttttaatctcattgcTGCCAGAAGGGTTTATtgagaggaaaagggggaagaagGATTACAACCATAAAATAAGTAGTTTTGGATTTACaccataaaataaattacagagcTACTGTAGCAAATAGCAGTAAGCCTACTCTCTTTACTCTCAGTGGGCAGAGATATTCCATATGTTGCACATATAACTAACCCATAATTTTCCATGTTTCCCAGTGACCCCAGCAACAGGCATTCCAGGACTCCCTACAGTACAATCACAACTGGTTGGTACACCACATGGCCAGTAGGGGCAACAGCATCAAATTCTTCTCCCATCATGACTGGAAAGACAGGATGTGGCTTATATTTAAAAGCATCATTCTGACTGCTATGTTGAGCATAGACTTTGGGGTAGAATAGTAGAGCAAGGGTAAAAGCAGGGAGAGCAGGTTAGACATCACTGTAATATTCCAAGTGAAATATGGCAGTGGCTCTGATGTGTTGGTAACTTGTGTAGTTGGTGAAAAGTGATTAGATTCTGGGTATAATTTGAGGGTAGGGACAGCAGGATTTCCTGACTGGTTGGATATGGGGTGAACAAGAAAGGAGTCAATATTTCTGGTCTAAGCAGTAAAGGAGGAACAGATTGAAGGGAAAGATTAGGAATTAAGTTTTGAATGTTATGTTTCAGAAGTCCATTTGACCTTCAAATAAAGATGTCAGTTATTGATACTTGGATTGGCACATAGGTATATGTGCCTGCAGTTCTGAAGAAAGGTCTGGCCTGGAGATAGAATTTTGGGAAAAGTCAacatataaattgtatttaaagccatgagattgGGTGAGATCACCTGGGAGTGAATAGAGATAAAGAAGAGGTCTGAGGACTGGGACCCTAAGACATTTCAACattaaggttcagagaggtgagaaGGAATGATCAAAGGTGACTAGGAGGAGCATCCAATTGGGTATAAGGAGAACCAAGAAAGAATGGTGCCCTGGAAGTCCTGGGAAGAAAGTGTTTCAGGAAGGAAAGAGCCGTTTACTATTTTATGCTGCTGAGAAGTAACATAGGGTGAACACTAAAAATTCATTGTTGGATTTGGCAACATGGATGTCAGTGTTTACCTTGACATGAcctgttatatttttttcatacagcTACTCAGTAGTTAGGacaaaaatatgtattaagttGTTTGAGCCCAACTACTTCACAAATGGAagtaataagtatttttttttacctaggggcttcatgaaaaaattattaagaatccAAGGGAGCCACAAACAGAGAAAGATTGGGAATCTTTGCTTTAGAGGATCATGCTAACTGAACATTTTAAGAGGGGGAAGCACCTCTtgccttttctttgtctctgctgAAAAGTTTGAGTTAGTCATTTTAAATCTGATCAGATTACATGCAGTTAATAAAATTGCTCTAATGTGGTGGTtcagtataaaaaagtaaatcttaTCCTATGAAATGTCAGTAAGTACATCTTTGTGTGAATTTTTCTTCTTGCCTCCATAGGTATGGTCTGAATATGCGTTGCTTGGCAGCTCGGGTCAACTATAAGACTTTGATTGTCATCTGCGCACTCTTCACTTTGGTCACAGTACTCTTGTGGAATAAGTGTTCCAGCGACAAAGCGATCCAGTTTCCACGGCACTCGAGTAGTGGCTTCAGAGTGGATGCATTAGAAAAAAGAGCAGCAGCATCTGAGAGCAGCAACTATGTGAACCACATGGCCAAGCATTCTGAGGAGGCATTCCCTCAGGAACAGCAGAAAGCGCCCCCTGTTGTTGGGGGCTTCAATAGCAATGGGGGAAGCAAGGTGTTAGGGCTCAAATATGAAGAAATTGACTGTCTCATAAATGATGAACACACAATTAAAGGGAGACGAGAGGGGAATGAAGTCTTTCTTCCATTCACCTGGGTAGAGAAATATTTTGACGTTTACGGAAAGGTGGTTCAGTACGATGGCTATGATCGGTTTGAATTCTCTCATAGCTATTCCAAAGTCTATGCACAGAGAGCCCCTTATCACCCTGATGGTGTATTTATGTCCTTTGAAGGCTACAATGTGGAAGTCCGAGACAGAGTCAAGTGCATAAGTGGGGTTGAAGGTTGGTATCCATCTACTCACTGCATTTTTCTGTCCTGATTGTGTTGAGGAATAAGAGACTGTGTTAATTGTATAGCAAGTACTTACATAGCTTACTATCAAGAGACCTTTCATCACTCTGACTTAGCAGGGAGGAACAGGTTAAACCTGAACTTTCTAGATGGTGTGATTTAAGGGCTACAATAAGATCATACCTGATTAAATAGGATTATGCCATTAACCTGCCCCAGAAACTAAAATTATCATCAGTAAAGTCAAGGCACAGCATCTCCAGaaattttgcattaaaatataCAGTTATTATCCTGTATGGTTATTATCCTAATAACCTATCGTAATAGGTTATTATCATATCCTATGAGAGGAGATGGGAAAGGGAGACAGACCATCCAGTGGACCCATCAATGTACCAAGTCTTATTACCAGATTAGCCAGGTATCATCCCTGGATGGAGGTTTACAGTTCTCAGAACAAGATAATACATAATACCATTTTCTCTGAACTTCATGAACTCCTATAGTCTATTACATATTGCCTTTCGTTGTCTTTAAAACCTGGGGGTTCCTTATGGGTATAATTAATACATTTTGGAATTTGTATTTCAAACCTAGGATTGATCAGAAAGCCAAATTGAATTTGACTTTAAAGTATATCATTTAATCAGAGGAAAGAACTTAGTGTGTTTTAAGATTGCttagtttgggttttatttcatttttctcattttgttataGAAAGTGATTTTAATatcttactattttaatttttgtaatagcTTTACTGAATGTTTAGAAGAAGGAAGGGGGCAAATTCACTTATATTCTTACCATTCAAGATAATTATTACAATTTTTGTATATTCTCAGAAGGTCTTTATACCTAGGTATATGTTTTAACATAGTTATAATGATATTTATTGTGCAGTGTTCAGGAGGGTAATAGTTTTTTACAGGCTTGAAAGATATCCATcgccaaaccttttttttttttccagtaatttttaaaagtgtataagCTTAATAGGTGCTTAGATgctaaagaaaaagtaaaaagcaacCATAACCACTGTTAGTGTTTTGATGTCTTTTCCAgtcttttggttgtttttgtaggtatacatttttaaacaaattagaaTCATGCTGTATCgtcaattttgtattcttttttcattcaacatattattatttcctcttgttattgaatattttaatcacTAATATTCGTAATAAGGACACGCCATAATAATGTATGGAACCTTTCTCTTTagttggacatttaggtcgtttcCACTTTTTTGCCATTGTACATATGGTATAGATATTCATAGTTAATCATTTGCTGTTTTAATTGTATTCTCAAAGTAGTTCCCTAGGAAATAAATTACCATGTCAAATAGTATCAGTTAATCTGTTTTACCAAACTACTTTCCAAGAAGGTTGACCCTGTTCATGCTTCCAATAGCAGAGTATAAGGGTGCTCCTGTCACCCAACTCCTGCCatcatgaaagtttttttttttttttttagaaaatctgattttattattttatttatttatttatttatctatttatttttggctgtgttgggtcttcgtttctgtgcgagggctttctctagttgtgacaagcggggccactcttcatcgcggtgcgcgggcctctcaccatcgcgtcctctcttgttgcggagcacaggctccagacgcgcaggctcagtatttgtggctcacgggcctagttgctccgcggcatgtgggatcttcctagaccggggctcgaacccatgtcccctgcattggcaggcagattctcaaccactgcgccaccagggaagcccatgaaagtttattttttaatctgttgtttACAAAGGGATCTCATAATTTGCTTTCTGTAGCAATTAGTgaggtcagattttttttaatatgcttttaaccattatagaatggacttgatgttctttccccctttttcagtgtgattaatgttattttttagaaaaatatatttgtgagaACTTTTATATATGTAGCAAGGGTGGTAGCACCTTGTTGCATTTgttcaagatattttctttaatttggctgtcttttcattttatttatgatttgctagttttagaaatttttagttctatttACTAAacttagggtttttttaaaaaattcttccttttatgCTTAGAAAATCATTTGCCATGCCATGATCAGCTGTTCATCTGTATtttctctaatagttttctgggttttttttttacattcaactTTTTAGTCCAGCTAAACTGGTTTGTATTTTGACAAATGGTACAAGGTCAGGgcctaattttagattttttttctccttaacgTTTATTGAATAatcttctcttttccctgctGATCAAAGATTCAATCTTTATcattatactaaaatattttgaaactaaagTATGTTTCTAAATCTTTACTAGAGTATGTTTCTGGCCtactattctgtcccattgatcagTCTATCACTTCTTAGGCCAATTGCACATTATTGTAGTTATTACCCATCAAATGAGATAGTATAAACCTTCcttttattaagtgaaaataattgtttgaattttgaaaaaaaaatctacccttGGGGAAAGAATATTGAAGTTAAAAAGCTTATCTGTAGCCTAGGTTTCTTAGCCTATATGGTCTCTAATTCCTTAAACTATTTTGAAACTACATCAAAACACATATGGTTTTGTAGGTTCCCAGTTTCTGCCATGCCCATCTGTTGcttgttaatttattttaggaCTACAAATAGGAGTTTATCTCTCAACACATACACCATGATGCAATAATACAGTATTCTGTACAGTGTGGTATTATTGTATTTCCCATGTaggaaattactaaaataaacacTAATgccaaacatttaaaagttttgctTAGAACTCTACAAGAGGTAATCCATTAATGAATTTATCAAGAATCTATGGTTAAATATACAActttaattcattctttaaaaaaagcacTCTTTGTTCTCAAGAATTACATTTTGATGtgaaggatatgaaaaagaattgcAAACTGTGTTTATACTTTAAGTTGCCTAGTCATAGCTGGCTTCTTAAGCAAATACTTTTAACCATCAGATGATAAAGTTACTAGACCACATCTTGACACCGGAGGGAAGGATTAGTATGTAATTAACGTGACTGTTAAGTACAGATGTTAAGAAAATTTCAGGTTTAATATTCTAGAATAAAGCTGTTAACATTAACTATGTGTATTTAAATTGTGTAAAGCTTGAATGTATGAAATAGAATTATGAAATATGACATCTGTAGCTATGAGCAAAAGTAGCACACATTAAAAGTTAGTCCTTAAAAAGATGATCTACAACATTGCATTGCTATCTGTTAACAAATAATGAATGAGAGTGAATGAGCAtttagttctgtttttcatttctggttaATTTGGTACTCGTTTTTAGTAATTATGAGAACAGTGTAATAAGGAAGCTTAAAAGTTTCTGATAACCCTATAACTCCCCCAGAAGTAAAATGGTGAAGAGTGGTATTCAGAATAGGATTATGAATGTCTGAAgatagttatttattttgtttctctgttttatagGTGTACCTCTATCTACACAATGGGGACCTCAAGGCTATTTCTACCCAATCCAGATTGCACAGTATGGGTTAAGTCATTACAGCAAGAATCTAACTGAGAAACCCCCTCACATAGAGGTATATGAAACAGCAGAAGACAGGGACAAAAATAGCAAGCCCAATGACTGGACCGTGCCAAAGGGCTGCTTTATGGCTAGTGTGGCTGATAAGTCTAGATTCACCAATGTTAAACAGTTCACTGCTCCAGGTAAGTGATGTGTTTTTATATGTGTTTgctaattttatattgatttatgGCACCTGATACTcccttaaaattgtttttatggtttttaaaaaacacattagcAGATGCTTGATATTACATATATGAAGAAACAAATAGTGTCACCcaagtgaaatctaaaaaaggatcagctaaaaaatttaatgttatatAAGGAATATTTACTGCACGAAGAGCCAAGCCACAAGAACCAGGTTACTACATGATGTCTTTCTCCTtccagggaaccagatcccacaggAATAAAGTTTCTcagtttattttaatgtttcagCACAGTACtcatcctttaatttttaaactattttgcaTTAAGgcagaaatttttctttatagcgAGAGCCATCCTTTCCTTTGCCGATTTTTTTACcagtagctttttattttttcaaagtaataTAGCATTACCAACCAGGCCTGCTTTCTATATTGACTTTTGTTAATGTATTAGATTGTTTCAAACTTCATATAAAGCCATTTCattaataaaatcttttataaaatcaaattaaCTTTATGCAACATTTCCCCTTTTACTAAGACGGTCCCATTAATTGGGATGTAATGTATTTCTCTCCAGTAATCAATATCCATGAGAATTAATGAGTTCATTACTTAAAAAGACAATGGAATAATTTTAGCACCTCAGGCTTAATTTTctgtggcgggggtggggggggtgggggggggaatgtTTTCAAGAACAGAACTCATCTTCCCTCCCACCAACCTTGCCAGTTggtaaataaaaagagagaaaaggttaTAAGACCTTGTCTGTATTCTGTCCTTGTCCTTTACTGATGACTGTGTAATTCACAGACCTTGAAAACAGCAGTACAAATCTACTCATTCTAGATGGCCTTACATAATGGATTTATGAGTGCTTAATGCAATGCAAATAATGGGCGGTGAcctttactttttattctgtggctaaaacttctttTATCCTATGGCATTCTGTGATTTTCCAGTACATAGAGCGTCTTTGCTTATTGTAAAACAACAGGCTTGGCTGGGTGAGAAAGTACGTGGAGATGTTTAAGAATATTTAGCTTATGATTTATAGCAGGAAATTATTAGACTAAAAAGGACATTTGATTTTGGTTGCATCTAGGGGGCTTATTTTTACACTGATTAATAATATCTGGATTAGGGTGGAAAACAGCAGCCCTCATCTCGATCTCCTCAAATGCTGGGAGGTTTTCTAGAACGATCTCTTGAACTCTGCCCTATTCAGAGCAATAGATTTCATTGTGCACTTTTGGGTACCCTGGTTAATACAAACAATAGATCtcctcatactaagtgaagggcCCTTCACTTCAGCCCTTCATTCTGCAGCCAGCAACCAGAGATGAAACTACTTCCCAAGGTGGGTTTAAGCATATGGAGGAGAAAACTGTCTGTGACAGACATTCTGCCAGTGGCACACTAGCTACTCACAATTGGAACTCTCTGTTGGTAGGAGTGTGCTACCTCAGAATGTGGTACTTGTTTTGATATCTTGGATGTGTCTGGAGTTGTGTTTGATACAAGTATATGAGGGAGAGTTAGTTGGAGTTGTTGCtcagagcaggagaaggaaatcaaaaaggtAAGATGTTTATTAAAACGTAGGGATGGGAAATGAGGCTTTTTAGATGATATAGTCTTCTTGGGAGATAAATTCAGAGAATCATTGATGAGAAGAAATTGGAACTTGTGCATAAAAACATAGGCCTAAGTGAAGTGAGGCTCTGGAAGACCAGAGGCTACATGCTGttggtctttttcctttttggccttgaattttttttccctgaaaggaAATAAGATTATCTAGAGGGAAAAACCATAACATGGGTTTGCagcatattttttattgtttgtttgttgaagaatgttttttttccttctacctaattttaaaattgaatgaatTAAAACTTTATACCTGTCCTGCTTTATTAAATTAGCTTTCCCTTTCCCAAGCACTCTCTTCACTTCATTTCCATGACCTcactttctcctctctgtgtaGCCATTCCTTCTGAGGCTTCTTATGAACTTCTCTTCTTCTGCCTGACCCTTGTCTCTCTGTTCCTTGAGGTTCTGATTAAGGCCTCTTCTCACTCCACGTAGTAAACCTGTTGATTAATAACAGTTCATGTTATGTGTGAAAACATTGATTTAAAGACTATTCTTAAATGTTTATCATCCTTTGTTGCCTAAAGTAcatttatatgtaccacatatacCAAAAATAGACACTTATAGTTACTCCTGGGAATAACCGGTCAGAGAGAGGAGTCATGGATTTCAAGCGACAGGAAGCTTGAAACTTTCTATTAGTAGATTTAAAGCACAGGTCTCCAGATAGCTTAGGATTCTCCAGTAGAGCTCAAAATCATGCCTGGTATATTTCCAAAGTGTTTGCCATAACCACAGTCTTGTCCCAGTTGCTACCATTCAGACCCTTCTGAGTGACGTAGACAggatatttaacctctctgtacatCTATAAGATAGAAATTAAAAGACCTGTCTCATATGATTGTGGATTGATTTAAATTGGGGATTGTGACTTCTTTGTCACTTCTCCTCTGTGGCTCAATAACCCCCTCTGGTGGTGTTAAATGACATCATTCATTACTGAGTTCTTTGAACTACATAATCTGTTATATTGAAACATATGGTGATTGATTGAACTATATCATTTCATTAGATTTGTATAcataaagtgaaaataagaatggaattctgagaagaaaatataattcttCAACTTTCTCCCATTTGGACTTCTGAAGATGGTAGTGAGAATGGATGCCATAGTAAACAGTGTTGTCTGATTAATGAGGCATTaccataagaataaaaaaataagtagcaCTCAAGATAGCCTCTGCTGAATATAATTTAATCTTGAGTAATTTATAAGTCAATTCAGAATCCTGCGAAACATCCTGAAACATCAAGTACGTTGTACTGAGCATCAGATTCCATTTACTATAGATACAGGAAAATGCCAGCTAAGAGAGAGGTTGCATGTTGACATTTCTCCAGATAAAATGGATTTTTACTGTGTTAGAAATATACTTctgaaatcactttttaaaaagtcaaagcaTCATACATCTAGCAAGATGTTCTCATTCTCAGTACCACTTCCATAATTGTCTATTCCATCAAATGAAGTAATTAAGAGCCTTGGGTCAATTATATCCACACTGGTAGAGTCCAGTGTTGGAAGAGTTAATGATCAGCTCAACATGGTGATAATACTGTCCAAGCTAATCACACTGTATACACTATCATCAGTTCACATTCCCAATCATTGCTCCAATAAGGAGCACCCAAGATTTCCTCAAGGACGCCTTAAAGTAGATCTGATTCTATAGCTATGTTTAAGAGAAATAATTCTTCCACTGGTTATTCTCATGAGGATGGTATTtccaatatcatttctttttcacagtcTTTGAGCTTAGACCCAGGAACCCTGGTTTCTAGTCCCTGCTCTACCACTAGTTAGCATTTGGCTTTGGGCAAACCTTTTACCCTTGCAAAGCCTCCAtatcttcatctctaaaatggaagcAGTAATTCCTGCTCTACCAGCCTCAGAAGATtattgtaaggatcaaatgagataatacatgtgaatgtgtttttaagatttaagctctggggacttccctggtggcgcagtggttaagaatctgcctgccaatgcaggggacacgggttcgagccctgttctgggaagatcccacataccactgagcaactaagcccgtgcgccacaaccactgagcccatgtgatgtgccgcaactactgaagcccacgcgcctagagcctgtgctccacagcaagagaagccactgcaatgaaaaaaaaCAGCCCAcctaccgcaacgaagagtagcccccgctcaccgcaactagagaaaacccgcgcgcagcaacgaaggccaatgcagccaaaataaattaattaattaaataaattttaaaaagatttaagcTCTGTATAGACCAAGATATTCACATTTACCTTAAATGTTATAAACTTTGTACTacattatatttttgttgtttttcttcctctttttcttcttcttcctgctgcTGCTACTGTTTGGTTTTAATAtgctcagtttcttttcttgGTAGAAGTCAACTTTCTGGGAGTCAGCCATCTTCGTACTGTAGACATGCAAGAGAAATTTCCTATTTGACAATTTGCCAAATAAAACAGCTCTGCTATTTTATCAGCCTCTGAAACCATTGGCTTcagaatcatcatcatcatcatcatcatcatcatcatcttcatcatcatcattttatacTATGTTTCAAGccactatcctttttttttaatcctcacagttACCTTGCAAAGTAATATTATTTCTACTTAACacgtgaagaaactgaggctcaaatagTAATATTATTTCTACTTAACacgtgaagaaactgaggctcaaatagGTGTATCTTGTTGAACATCtcaaagctagtaagtggtgaagtGAGAATCCAAacaaagtttgtttgttttaactccAGAGCCTCCCCCAGTGTTCCTCACTTTTTGTTGACTACATGAGCCGATTGCttaatttccagaatttattcacAATTCCAATAAATATCTGAAGACAAACCTATCATTTTCAACACGATTGGTGATTCAGAGCATGTATTATACAGCCAGACTAGACAACCTGTGTTCAACTCTTTgaaccttaggcaagttacttaacttctgtgtctgtgttcatcaTTCATAGAGTAATAATAGCACTACTCTTGTTAAGTGTTATAATGACTAAATGAGTTactatgtgtaaagcacttagaacatagTAAATACTTactaaatattaagtaaataaattttttttaagatgttgggggtaggagtttatttatttatttatttatttatgctgcgttgggtcttcgtttctgtgcgagggctttctctagttgtggcaagcgggggccattctttatcgcagtgcatgggcctctcactatcatggcctctcttgttgtggagcacaggctccagacacgcaggctcagta from Physeter macrocephalus isolate SW-GA chromosome 11, ASM283717v5, whole genome shotgun sequence carries:
- the GLCE gene encoding D-glucuronyl C5-epimerase isoform X4, with protein sequence MRCLAARVNYKTLIVICALFTLVTVLLWNKCSSDKAIQFPRHSSSGFRVDALEKRAAASESSNYVNHMAKHSEEAFPQEQQKAPPVVGGFNSNGGSKVLGLKYEEIDCLINDEHTIKGRREGNEVFLPFTWVEKYFDVYGKVVQYDGYDRFEFSHSYSKVYAQRAPYHPDGVFMSFEGYNVEVRDRVKCISGVEGVPLSTQWGPQGYFYPIQIAQYGLSHYSKNLTEKPPHIEVYETAEDRDKNSKPNDWTVPKGCFMASVADKSRFTNVKQFTAPEVNFLGVSHLRTVDMQEKFPI
- the GLCE gene encoding D-glucuronyl C5-epimerase isoform X6, whose amino-acid sequence is MRCLAARVNYKTLIVICALFTLVTVLLWNKCSSDKAIQFPRHSSSGFRVDALEKRAAASESSNYVNHMAKHSEEAFPQEQQKAPPVVGGFNSNGGSKVLGLKYEEIDCLINDEHTIKGRREGNEVFLPFTWVEKYFDVYGKVVQYDGYDRFEFSHSYSKVYAQRAPYHPDGVFMSFEGYNVEVRDRVKCISGVEGVPLSTQWGPQGYFYPIQIAQYGLSHYSKNLTEKPPHIEVYETAEDRDKNSKPNDWTVPKGCFMASVADKSRFTNVKQFTAPGDTGSSPVLGRSHIPLSN
- the GLCE gene encoding D-glucuronyl C5-epimerase isoform X5, coding for MRCLAARVNYKTLIVICALFTLVTVLLWNKCSSDKAIQFPRHSSSGFRVDALEKRAAASESSNYVNHMAKHSEEAFPQEQQKAPPVVGGFNSNGGSKVLGLKYEEIDCLINDEHTIKGRREGNEVFLPFTWVEKYFDVYGKVVQYDGYDRFEFSHSYSKVYAQRAPYHPDGVFMSFEGYNVEVRDRVKCISGVEGVPLSTQWGPQGYFYPIQIAQYGLSHYSKNLTEKPPHIEVYETAEDRDKNSKPNDWTVPKGCFMASVADKSRFTNVKQFTAPDSSTDSPVLSVWERQWAQK
- the GLCE gene encoding D-glucuronyl C5-epimerase isoform X3, encoding MRCLAARVNYKTLIVICALFTLVTVLLWNKCSSDKAIQFPRHSSSGFRVDALEKRAAASESSNYVNHMAKHSEEAFPQEQQKAPPVVGGFNSNGGSKVLGLKYEEIDCLINDEHTIKGRREGNEVFLPFTWVEKYFDVYGKVVQYDGYDRFEFSHSYSKVYAQRAPYHPDGVFMSFEGYNVEVRDRVKCISGVEGVPLSTQWGPQGYFYPIQIAQYGLSHYSKNLTEKPPHIEVYETAEDRDKNSKPNDWTVPKGCFMASVADKSRFTNVKQFTAPETSDGVSLQLGNTKDFIISFDLKFLTNGSVSVVLETTEKNQLFTVHYVSNTQLIAFKERDIYYGIGPRTSWSTVTRDLVTDLRKGVGLSNTKAVKPTKIMPKKVVRLIAKGKGFLDNITISTTAHMAAFFAASDWLVRNQDEKGGWPIMVTHSSTDSPVLSVWERQ
- the GLCE gene encoding D-glucuronyl C5-epimerase isoform X2, whose amino-acid sequence is MRCLAARVNYKTLIVICALFTLVTVLLWNKCSSDKAIQFPRHSSSGFRVDALEKRAAASESSNYVNHMAKHSEEAFPQEQQKAPPVVGGFNSNGGSKVLGLKYEEIDCLINDEHTIKGRREGNEVFLPFTWVEKYFDVYGKVVQYDGYDRFEFSHSYSKVYAQRAPYHPDGVFMSFEGYNVEVRDRVKCISGVEGVPLSTQWGPQGYFYPIQIAQYGLSHYSKNLTEKPPHIEVYETAEDRDKNSKPNDWTVPKGCFMASVADKSRFTNVKQFTAPETSDGVSLQLGNTKDFIISFDLKFLTNGSVSVVLETTEKNQLFTVHYVSNTQLIAFKERDIYYGIGPRTSWSTVTRDLVTDLRKGVGLSNTKAVKPTKIMPKKVVRLIAKGKGFLDNITISTTAHMAAFFAASDWLVRNQDEKGGWPIMVTHSSTDSPVLSVWERQWAQK